A region from the Rhodothermales bacterium genome encodes:
- a CDS encoding FtsX-like permease family protein: MTAIDRKLLREVWKLRGQLLSIGAVVAVGIMTVLTMRGTYESLVVSQELYYRDARFPDVWASLERAPQSLSRRIEEIPGVAAVDTRVTFAATLDVPSVDSPALGRFVSVPEDRRPELADLHLTSGRYLAPGRRDEVVVSANFAIANAFVPGDTLRAVLNGRYRDLQIVGTAISPEYTYAVPPGALYPDDQRFGIVWMSRDALGPAYDLEGAFNEVVLTLAPRANENHVLADLDRLLEPYGGLGAYTREDQPSHQILDSELEQNRTMGTAIPAVFLLVAAFLLNIVLGRMIATQRTEIAVLKAFGYTNAEVGGHYLRFALVAVLAGAAAGVGLGIWAGGAMVRLYGDFFDFPTLRYDIQWGLVAVAFGVSALAAALGALGAVRKAVSLPPAEAMRPEPPASFRAGFFERIGLGRVLPAAGRMILRNVERTPVRSLISAVGVAFSVAILVIGLFMFDGVDYMMDLQFRVAQREDLAITFNRPRSQAVRYDLAHLAGVTRVEPFRAVPVRLRAGHRERETGIIGVEQGSRLRRIVTAGGGTQPIPSEGLVLSAFLAERLGIETGGAVTVEVLEGERRTARVPVAGVVEDFLGVSAYMSLDALHRLVRGGRAISGAYLAVEEGERAALNARLKELPVVASVASPAQLLASFEEQLAEGLFIGVFFILMFSGVISVAVIYNGARVALSERGRELASLRVLGFSRREVAVLLFGEQALTTLLGIPLGWGLGYLLAAAVSAGLQTENYRIPLIIEPATFAWAAAITVAAAVLSGLIVRRRLDRMDLIEVLKTRE, translated from the coding sequence ATGACCGCCATCGACCGAAAGCTCCTCCGCGAGGTGTGGAAGCTGCGCGGGCAGCTCCTCTCGATCGGGGCCGTCGTCGCCGTCGGGATCATGACGGTGCTGACGATGCGCGGCACCTACGAGTCGCTCGTCGTCTCGCAGGAACTCTACTACCGCGACGCCCGCTTCCCCGACGTGTGGGCAAGCCTCGAGCGCGCGCCGCAGTCGCTCTCGCGGCGGATCGAGGAGATCCCCGGCGTCGCCGCCGTCGATACCCGCGTCACCTTCGCCGCTACGCTCGACGTGCCAAGCGTCGACTCGCCCGCGCTCGGCCGGTTCGTCTCCGTCCCCGAGGACCGGCGGCCGGAACTCGCCGACCTCCACCTCACGTCCGGGCGCTACCTCGCGCCGGGCCGCCGCGACGAGGTCGTCGTCAGCGCGAACTTCGCGATTGCCAACGCCTTCGTCCCCGGCGACACGCTCCGCGCCGTCCTCAACGGGCGCTACCGCGACCTCCAGATCGTCGGCACGGCGATCTCGCCGGAGTACACCTACGCCGTCCCGCCGGGCGCGCTCTACCCCGACGACCAGCGGTTCGGGATCGTGTGGATGAGCCGCGACGCGCTCGGACCCGCCTACGACCTGGAGGGAGCGTTCAACGAGGTCGTCCTCACGCTCGCCCCCCGCGCGAACGAGAACCACGTCCTCGCCGACCTCGACCGGCTGCTGGAGCCCTACGGCGGGCTCGGGGCGTACACGCGCGAGGACCAGCCCTCGCACCAGATCCTCGACTCGGAGCTCGAACAGAACCGGACGATGGGGACGGCGATCCCGGCCGTCTTCCTCCTCGTCGCGGCGTTCCTGCTCAACATCGTGCTCGGGCGGATGATCGCCACGCAGCGGACCGAGATCGCCGTGCTCAAAGCGTTCGGGTACACGAACGCTGAGGTCGGCGGGCACTACCTCCGCTTCGCGCTCGTGGCCGTGCTCGCGGGCGCGGCCGCCGGCGTCGGGCTCGGGATCTGGGCGGGCGGGGCGATGGTCCGGCTCTACGGCGACTTCTTCGACTTCCCGACGCTCCGCTACGACATCCAGTGGGGCCTCGTCGCGGTCGCATTCGGGGTGAGCGCGCTCGCGGCGGCGCTCGGCGCGCTCGGAGCCGTGCGCAAGGCCGTCTCGCTCCCACCCGCCGAGGCGATGCGGCCGGAGCCGCCGGCGAGCTTCCGGGCGGGCTTCTTCGAGCGGATCGGGCTCGGCCGCGTGCTGCCCGCCGCCGGGCGGATGATCCTCCGCAACGTCGAGCGGACGCCGGTGCGGAGCCTGATCTCGGCCGTCGGCGTGGCGTTCTCCGTCGCGATCCTCGTCATCGGGCTGTTCATGTTCGACGGCGTGGATTACATGATGGACCTGCAGTTCCGCGTGGCGCAGCGCGAGGACCTCGCGATCACGTTCAACCGGCCGCGCTCGCAGGCCGTCCGCTACGACCTCGCCCACCTCGCCGGGGTGACGCGCGTCGAGCCGTTCCGCGCGGTGCCGGTCCGCCTGCGTGCGGGCCACCGCGAGCGCGAAACGGGGATCATCGGAGTCGAACAGGGCTCGCGGCTCCGGCGGATCGTGACGGCGGGCGGCGGGACGCAGCCGATCCCGTCGGAGGGCCTCGTCCTCAGCGCGTTCCTCGCCGAGCGGCTCGGCATCGAGACGGGCGGCGCGGTGACGGTGGAGGTGCTCGAAGGCGAGCGGCGGACGGCGCGCGTGCCCGTCGCCGGCGTCGTCGAGGACTTCCTTGGCGTATCGGCGTACATGAGCCTCGACGCGCTGCACCGGCTCGTGCGCGGCGGGCGGGCGATCTCGGGTGCCTATCTCGCCGTCGAGGAGGGCGAGCGGGCGGCGCTGAACGCCCGGCTCAAAGAGTTGCCCGTCGTGGCGAGCGTGGCCTCGCCCGCGCAACTGCTGGCGTCGTTCGAGGAGCAACTCGCCGAGGGGCTGTTCATCGGCGTGTTTTTCATCCTCATGTTCTCCGGGGTGATCTCCGTCGCCGTGATCTACAACGGCGCGCGCGTGGCGCTCTCGGAGCGTGGGCGGGAGCTCGCGAGCCTCCGCGTGCTCGGCTTCTCGCGGCGCGAGGTGGCGGTCCTCCTCTTCGGCGAGCAGGCGCTGACTACGCTCCTCGGCATCCCGCTCGGCTGGGGGCTGGGGTACCTCCTCGCCGCCGCCGTCTCGGCCGGGTTGCAGACCGAGAACTACCGCATCCCCCTCATCATCGAGCCGGCCACGTTCGCGTGGGCCGCCGCCATCACCGTCGCCGCCGCCGTGCTCAGCGGCCTCATCGTCCGGCGCAGGCTCGACCGGATGGACCTGATCGAAGTCCTTAAGACCCGCGAGTAG
- a CDS encoding HlyD family efflux transporter periplasmic adaptor subunit produces the protein MKKRTRWILIGVAAAVVLLVLSLTASDGGIEVEAVRVERGPLSVAVVEEGRTRVRDRYVVAAPVTGRLARIAVDEGDPVAEGDLIARLYPTPTDSRTLGVARAQAAAAEARRREAIARLDEAQARAEQLEREAARTAALVADSILSNQEGEQAALAVATARQQVRAAEATRRAAEADLAAARAALTGASPQDEGLAVPVYAPSAGRVLRVLEENERVVPAGTPLVEIGDVGGGYVEEGSGGSSTATGGLEVVVDVLSEDAVRIAPGAPIRIEEWGGDGTLEGRVRLVEPDAFTEVSALGVEEQRVNVIADLFDPPPSLGAGYRVEAHIVTWQGEGVLTVPTSALFQREGTWAVFAVEDGEAALRTVRVGHRSAEAAEIVEGLAEGDAVILFPSDQIEDGVRVRSD, from the coding sequence ATGAAGAAGCGAACCCGTTGGATTCTGATCGGCGTCGCCGCCGCAGTGGTGCTCCTCGTCCTCAGCCTCACGGCATCGGACGGCGGCATCGAGGTCGAAGCGGTGCGCGTCGAGCGCGGCCCGCTGAGCGTGGCCGTCGTCGAGGAGGGGCGAACGCGCGTGCGGGATCGCTATGTCGTCGCGGCCCCGGTCACCGGCCGACTCGCCCGCATCGCCGTGGACGAGGGCGACCCCGTGGCTGAGGGCGATCTCATCGCCCGGCTCTACCCGACGCCCACCGACTCGCGTACGCTCGGCGTAGCACGGGCGCAGGCCGCGGCGGCCGAGGCCCGGCGCCGCGAAGCCATCGCCCGATTGGACGAGGCCCAGGCCCGGGCCGAGCAACTCGAACGCGAGGCGGCGCGGACCGCCGCGCTCGTTGCCGACAGCATCCTGAGCAACCAGGAGGGCGAGCAGGCCGCGCTCGCCGTGGCGACGGCCCGCCAGCAGGTGCGCGCAGCGGAGGCCACGCGGCGTGCCGCCGAGGCCGACCTCGCCGCCGCCCGCGCCGCCCTCACCGGCGCGAGCCCGCAGGACGAAGGGTTGGCCGTGCCTGTCTACGCCCCGAGCGCCGGGCGCGTGCTCCGCGTGCTCGAAGAGAACGAGCGCGTCGTGCCCGCCGGCACGCCACTCGTCGAGATCGGCGACGTCGGGGGCGGCTACGTCGAGGAAGGCAGCGGTGGGTCCAGTACAGCGACGGGCGGGCTCGAAGTCGTCGTCGACGTGCTCTCGGAGGACGCCGTGCGGATCGCGCCCGGCGCCCCCATCCGCATCGAGGAATGGGGCGGCGACGGCACGCTCGAAGGCCGCGTCCGCCTCGTCGAGCCCGACGCCTTCACCGAGGTCTCGGCGCTCGGCGTGGAAGAGCAGCGCGTGAACGTCATCGCCGACCTCTTCGACCCGCCGCCGTCGCTCGGCGCGGGCTATCGCGTCGAGGCCCACATCGTCACGTGGCAGGGCGAGGGCGTGCTGACGGTCCCGACGAGCGCGCTCTTCCAGCGCGAGGGCACGTGGGCCGTCTTCGCCGTCGAGGACGGGGAAGCCGCGCTGCGGACGGTCCGCGTCGGCCACCGCTCGGCCGAGGCCGCCGAGATCGTGGAGGGGCTGGCCGAGGGCGACGCCGTCATCCTCTTCCCTTCCGACCAGATCGAGGACGGCGTCCGCGTCCGCTCGGACTGA
- a CDS encoding sodium:solute symporter: MPALASLDWAVIALYFLIVFGVAIVATLRERRRGDEDAADYFLAGRNVGWFVIGASLFASNIGSEHLVGLAGSGAASGVAPGQFEVLASLILLVLGWVFVPFYIKSGVFTMPEFLERRYSPASRWYLATVSIIAYVLTKISVTIFAGAVVFRAVGVPFWTGALIVVIATGAYTVFGGLRAVLYTDLLQTFVLIGGSLAVTLLGLDAVGGWSGLTASVPEGFLDMWKPAADPDFPWTGILFGAPILGVWYWCTDQFIVQRTLSARSVDDARRGTILAGFLKLLPLFIFVVPGMIAFVLLERGALALPLGLDGTTDYNAALPTLVGTLLPIGLRGLVVAGLLAALMSSLSSVFNSCSTLITWDVYKKLHPAATERRLVWVGRLSTVALVILGMAWIPFVEAAEGGLYVYIQSIQAYISPPIAAVFLLGLFWGRLNAAGALASLLTGLALGMLRLVLEIVAGSGGELGGLAGWIVGVNFLHYAILLFAVCSVVLAVVSLMTPPPLGAQIAGLTFATATEPVTRADLPSGIAIEEPTPDLGWRRIDLWLTVALVLCVLAVWLYFS, encoded by the coding sequence ATGCCTGCTCTCGCCTCGTTGGACTGGGCCGTCATCGCCCTCTACTTCCTGATCGTCTTCGGCGTCGCGATCGTCGCCACCCTCCGCGAGCGCCGCCGCGGCGACGAAGACGCCGCCGATTACTTCCTCGCCGGGCGCAACGTCGGCTGGTTCGTCATCGGCGCCTCGCTCTTCGCGAGCAATATCGGGAGCGAGCACCTCGTCGGGCTCGCCGGGAGCGGGGCGGCGTCGGGCGTCGCGCCGGGGCAGTTCGAGGTCCTGGCCTCGCTCATCCTCCTCGTGCTCGGCTGGGTCTTCGTCCCGTTCTACATCAAGAGCGGGGTGTTCACGATGCCCGAGTTCCTCGAGCGCCGCTACTCCCCGGCGAGCCGGTGGTATCTCGCGACCGTCTCCATCATCGCCTACGTCCTCACCAAGATCTCCGTGACGATCTTCGCCGGCGCCGTCGTCTTCCGCGCCGTCGGTGTGCCGTTCTGGACGGGCGCGCTCATCGTCGTCATCGCCACGGGGGCGTACACCGTCTTCGGCGGGCTCCGCGCCGTGCTCTACACCGACCTCCTGCAGACGTTCGTCCTCATCGGCGGCTCGCTCGCGGTCACGCTCCTCGGGCTCGATGCCGTCGGCGGGTGGAGCGGGCTCACCGCGTCGGTGCCGGAGGGGTTCCTCGACATGTGGAAGCCGGCGGCGGACCCGGACTTCCCGTGGACCGGCATCCTCTTCGGCGCGCCGATCCTCGGGGTGTGGTACTGGTGCACGGACCAGTTCATCGTGCAGCGGACGCTCTCGGCCCGGAGCGTGGACGACGCCCGGCGCGGGACGATCCTCGCCGGCTTCCTCAAGCTGCTGCCGCTCTTCATCTTCGTCGTGCCGGGCATGATCGCCTTCGTGCTGCTGGAGCGCGGCGCGCTCGCGCTCCCGCTCGGGCTCGACGGCACGACCGACTACAACGCGGCGCTCCCGACGCTCGTCGGCACGCTCCTCCCGATCGGGCTGCGCGGCCTCGTCGTGGCGGGCCTGCTCGCGGCGCTGATGTCGAGCCTCTCGTCGGTGTTCAACAGCTGCTCGACGCTCATCACGTGGGACGTGTACAAGAAGCTCCACCCGGCAGCGACGGAGCGGCGGCTCGTCTGGGTCGGTCGGCTATCGACGGTGGCGCTCGTGATCCTTGGGATGGCGTGGATCCCGTTCGTGGAGGCGGCCGAGGGTGGGCTCTACGTCTACATCCAGTCGATCCAGGCGTACATCTCGCCGCCGATCGCGGCCGTCTTCCTCCTCGGGCTGTTCTGGGGACGGCTCAACGCGGCGGGCGCCCTCGCGTCGCTGCTGACGGGGCTCGCGCTGGGGATGCTCCGGCTCGTGCTAGAGATCGTAGCGGGGTCGGGCGGCGAACTCGGCGGGCTGGCGGGGTGGATCGTCGGCGTGAACTTCCTCCACTACGCGATCCTGCTGTTCGCCGTGTGCTCGGTCGTGCTCGCCGTCGTGAGCCTGATGACGCCGCCGCCGCTGGGCGCGCAGATCGCCGGGCTCACGTTCGCCACGGCGACGGAGCCGGTCACCCGCGCCGACCTGCCCTCGGGTATCGCGATCGAGGAACCGACGCCGGATCTGGGGTGGCGGCGGATCGACCTGTGGCTGACCGTCGCGCTCGTGCTCTGCGTCCTCGCCGTCTGGCTCTACTTCTCCTGA
- a CDS encoding chemotaxis protein CheB, producing the protein MEPPHRNDAPPEDDALSATDDAVGDLDPEAGSEAVETSSPANEPTVVGIGASAGGLAALKTFLHHIPEGSGLAFVVVVHLSPEHESHLADLLQPHSSMPIQQVNDTVALRPDHVYVIPPNRNLNTIDTHLRLSPLEERRRERAPIDHFFRTLAATHDGHAVAVVLTGTGSDGTLGIKEIKEKGGLTVVQDPNEAEYDGMPQSAIATGLVDLVLPLAEIPDAILRFARTEPRLPVPDDDGDIEGEQRQLLHKVFAHVRARTARDFSRYKRSTIMRRIQRRMQLRHVEELGDYVALLRREPDEAHALADDFLITVTNFFRDPAVFEQIEREVIPALFEGKEPGDSVRVWSVGCATGEEAYSLAILLLEEAARRGAPPHLQVFASDLHERSLQRAREGFYPGDIATDVSPERLRRFFVKEDGGYRIRNEVRELVVFAPHNLMGDPPFSRLDFVACRNVLIYLQREVQRDVIEIFHYALLPGGFLSLGSSETVEGSDLFRVEDKKSCLYRKRNVPTRELHLPVFPIAHRRLLRDVAQADDAGPPPAYGAFHQRMVEQFAPPSILVSPDFKVVHSSEHAGRYLVHPGGEPTTVVFRLVREELRVELRTALYAAKERGEATRSKPVALRLDGAPRHVTLDVRPALDPSQDGFSLVIFDERPWHAGSVEGSPADGGNGDAAAQAVEHGPVDELEAELDIARQRLQAIIEEYETSQEEMKASNEELQSANEELRSTLEELETSKEELQSMNEELQTVNQENRHKVEELAQLSGDLQNLMAATEIATVFLDRELRILRFTPQASALFSIRPADRGRPLSDLSHRLVGYDRLTDDAQRVLDHLIPIEHEVADEHGRWYLARLHAYRSTTDRIEGVVITFVDITRRRESEAALRESEEQFRALVTASAQAVWTTDAEGLAVNDSPSWQAFTGQSPEAWLSQEWLDVVHPDDRAHAAASWKGAVEAVEPYYTEFRLYHASSETYRWTAVRAIALRAPGGTVRGWIGMNLDIDEQKRAESGLRSLTETLEERVRERTEQVNVLASRLTMAEQEERRRIAHVLHDDLQQILVGAKMMASVPDDAPLNPAALAQLQRTLDQAIDITRTLSHELSPPLLQGEDLGDLLGWLATQKHRRYGMEVDLAVAHDVRVPDPARRVLLYQLLREILFNVVKHAGTKRARIEAEKRDGHVRIVVEDGGEGFDVALLSHADPHGFGLRSVRERLELIGGRLDVDSTPGTGTRVTITLPASMERGTTA; encoded by the coding sequence ATGGAACCGCCACACCGCAACGACGCTCCTCCCGAAGACGACGCCCTCTCCGCTACGGACGACGCGGTCGGCGATCTCGATCCCGAAGCGGGTTCGGAAGCCGTGGAGACGTCGTCCCCCGCGAACGAGCCGACGGTCGTCGGGATTGGGGCGTCGGCCGGGGGGCTCGCGGCGCTCAAGACGTTCCTCCACCACATCCCCGAGGGGAGTGGGCTCGCGTTCGTCGTCGTCGTCCACCTCTCGCCCGAGCACGAGAGCCACCTCGCGGACCTCCTCCAGCCGCACTCGTCGATGCCGATCCAGCAGGTGAACGACACCGTCGCGCTCCGGCCGGACCACGTCTACGTCATCCCGCCGAACCGGAACCTCAACACGATCGACACCCACCTCCGGCTCTCGCCGCTCGAGGAGCGCCGGCGCGAGCGGGCGCCCATCGACCACTTCTTCCGCACGCTCGCCGCCACGCACGACGGCCACGCCGTCGCCGTCGTCCTCACGGGGACCGGCTCCGACGGCACGCTCGGCATCAAAGAGATCAAAGAGAAAGGCGGGCTCACCGTCGTTCAGGACCCGAACGAGGCCGAGTACGACGGGATGCCCCAGAGCGCAATCGCGACGGGGCTCGTGGACCTCGTGCTCCCGCTCGCCGAGATCCCCGACGCCATCCTCCGCTTCGCGCGCACGGAGCCCCGCCTCCCCGTGCCCGACGACGACGGCGACATCGAGGGCGAGCAGCGCCAGCTCCTCCACAAGGTCTTCGCCCACGTCCGCGCCCGCACCGCCCGCGACTTCAGCCGCTACAAGCGCTCGACGATCATGCGGCGGATCCAACGACGGATGCAGCTCCGCCACGTCGAGGAGCTCGGCGACTACGTGGCGCTGCTCCGCCGGGAGCCGGACGAGGCCCACGCCCTCGCCGACGACTTCCTCATCACCGTCACGAACTTCTTCCGCGACCCCGCCGTGTTCGAGCAGATCGAGCGCGAGGTGATCCCCGCGCTCTTCGAGGGGAAGGAGCCCGGCGACAGCGTCCGCGTGTGGAGCGTCGGCTGCGCGACGGGCGAGGAGGCGTACTCCCTCGCCATCCTCCTCCTCGAGGAAGCCGCCCGCCGCGGCGCGCCGCCCCACCTCCAAGTCTTCGCCTCAGACCTCCACGAGCGCTCGCTCCAGCGCGCCCGCGAGGGGTTCTACCCCGGCGACATCGCCACCGACGTGAGCCCCGAGCGGCTCCGCCGGTTCTTCGTGAAGGAGGACGGCGGCTACCGGATTCGGAACGAGGTCCGCGAGCTCGTCGTCTTCGCCCCGCACAACCTCATGGGCGATCCGCCGTTCTCGCGGCTCGACTTCGTGGCGTGCCGGAACGTCCTGATCTACCTCCAGCGCGAGGTGCAGCGCGACGTGATCGAGATCTTCCACTACGCCCTGCTCCCCGGCGGCTTCCTCTCGCTCGGCTCGTCGGAGACCGTCGAGGGCTCGGACCTCTTCCGTGTCGAGGACAAGAAGTCCTGCCTCTACCGGAAGCGGAACGTGCCGACGCGCGAGCTCCACCTCCCCGTCTTCCCAATCGCCCACCGCCGCCTGCTCCGCGACGTCGCGCAGGCCGACGACGCCGGCCCGCCCCCGGCCTACGGCGCGTTCCACCAGCGGATGGTCGAGCAGTTCGCCCCGCCGAGCATCCTCGTGAGCCCGGACTTCAAGGTGGTCCACTCGTCGGAGCACGCCGGGCGCTACCTCGTCCACCCCGGCGGCGAGCCCACGACCGTCGTGTTCCGCCTCGTGCGCGAGGAGCTCCGCGTCGAGCTCCGCACGGCGCTCTACGCGGCGAAGGAGCGGGGCGAGGCCACGCGCTCGAAGCCCGTCGCCCTCCGCCTCGACGGGGCGCCCCGCCACGTCACCCTCGACGTCCGCCCCGCGCTCGACCCGAGCCAGGACGGGTTCAGCCTCGTCATCTTCGACGAGCGGCCGTGGCACGCCGGCTCCGTCGAAGGCAGCCCCGCCGACGGCGGCAACGGCGATGCCGCCGCCCAGGCGGTGGAGCACGGGCCGGTGGACGAGCTCGAGGCCGAGCTCGACATCGCGCGGCAGCGGTTGCAGGCGATCATCGAGGAGTACGAGACGAGCCAGGAGGAGATGAAGGCCTCGAACGAGGAGCTGCAGTCGGCCAACGAGGAGCTGCGCTCGACGCTCGAAGAGCTAGAGACGAGCAAGGAGGAGCTCCAGAGCATGAACGAGGAGCTGCAAACGGTCAACCAGGAGAACCGCCACAAGGTCGAGGAACTGGCCCAGCTCTCGGGCGACCTCCAGAACCTCATGGCCGCCACCGAGATCGCCACGGTCTTCCTCGACCGCGAGCTCCGCATCCTCCGCTTCACCCCGCAGGCCAGCGCGCTCTTCAGCATCCGCCCCGCCGACCGGGGCCGCCCCCTCTCCGACCTCTCCCACCGCCTCGTCGGCTACGACCGGCTTACCGACGACGCCCAGCGCGTGCTCGACCACCTCATTCCCATCGAGCACGAGGTGGCGGACGAGCACGGCCGGTGGTACCTCGCCCGGCTCCACGCCTACCGCAGCACGACGGACCGCATCGAAGGCGTCGTCATCACGTTCGTCGATATCACGCGGCGGCGGGAGTCCGAGGCCGCACTGCGCGAGAGCGAGGAGCAGTTCCGCGCCCTCGTCACCGCCTCGGCGCAGGCCGTTTGGACGACGGACGCCGAGGGCCTCGCCGTGAACGACTCGCCCTCATGGCAGGCCTTCACGGGGCAGTCGCCCGAGGCATGGCTCAGCCAAGAATGGCTCGACGTCGTCCACCCCGACGACCGCGCGCACGCCGCCGCGTCTTGGAAAGGCGCCGTCGAGGCGGTCGAACCGTACTACACCGAGTTCCGCCTCTACCACGCCTCAAGCGAGACCTACCGTTGGACCGCCGTGCGCGCCATCGCGCTCCGCGCCCCCGGCGGGACCGTGCGCGGCTGGATCGGGATGAACCTCGACATCGACGAGCAGAAGCGGGCCGAGAGCGGGCTCCGCAGCCTCACCGAGACCCTCGAAGAGCGCGTCCGCGAACGGACCGAACAGGTGAACGTCCTCGCCTCTCGCCTCACGATGGCCGAGCAGGAGGAGCGCCGCCGCATCGCCCACGTCCTCCACGACGACCTCCAGCAGATCCTCGTCGGCGCGAAGATGATGGCTTCGGTGCCCGACGATGCCCCGTTGAACCCGGCCGCGTTGGCACAGCTCCAACGCACGCTCGATCAGGCTATCGATATCACGCGGACGCTCTCGCACGAGCTCAGCCCGCCGCTCTTGCAGGGCGAGGACCTCGGCGACCTCCTCGGATGGCTCGCCACCCAGAAGCACAGGCGGTACGGGATGGAAGTGGACCTCGCCGTCGCGCACGACGTCCGCGTCCCGGACCCCGCACGCCGCGTCCTCCTGTACCAGCTCCTCCGCGAGATCCTGTTCAACGTAGTCAAACACGCCGGCACGAAACGGGCGCGGATCGAGGCCGAGAAGCGGGACGGCCACGTCCGCATCGTCGTCGAAGACGGAGGCGAGGGGTTCGATGTGGCACTGCTGAGCCACGCCGATCCCCACGGGTTCGGGCTCCGCAGCGTGCGGGAGCGACTCGAGCTCATCGGTGGCCGGCTCGATGTGGACTCCACGCCCGGCACCGGCACCCGCGTGACGATTACCCTCCCGGCCAGTATGGAAAGGGGTACAACAGCGTGA
- a CDS encoding DUF6503 family protein, with product MIRARTPLALLAVALLFAACAEPERAAPVPPDAVAVTPEPVPTDSAAVAIIERARRVHGADVLDRAVVGFSFRGASFTAERDGDRFVYARTWTDSAGVVRDTLGNDGFGRTVNGTPVALRKADALAAEGAVNSVVYFALLPYPLADAAVQPRLVGVDTLGGEAYDLVEVTFRPEGGGRDYQDRFVYWIHRDRSTVDYLAYSYEVSGGGARFREAYNPRTVGGVRFVDYRNYSAEPLEPSLEGMGRMFEADSLDLLSEIVLDDVRVRPLP from the coding sequence GTGATTCGTGCTCGGACCCCGCTCGCTCTGCTCGCCGTCGCGCTGCTCTTCGCGGCGTGCGCCGAGCCAGAGCGAGCGGCTCCGGTACCGCCGGACGCCGTGGCGGTGACGCCGGAGCCAGTCCCCACGGATTCCGCCGCTGTAGCGATCATCGAGCGCGCCCGCCGCGTTCACGGCGCCGACGTGCTCGACCGGGCCGTCGTGGGCTTCTCGTTCCGCGGTGCGTCCTTCACCGCCGAACGCGACGGCGACCGCTTCGTCTACGCCCGGACGTGGACGGACTCCGCCGGCGTCGTCCGCGACACGCTAGGCAACGACGGGTTCGGCCGGACCGTGAACGGGACGCCGGTGGCGCTGCGCAAAGCCGACGCGCTCGCCGCCGAGGGCGCCGTCAACTCCGTCGTCTACTTCGCCCTCCTGCCGTACCCGCTCGCCGACGCCGCCGTGCAGCCGCGCCTCGTCGGCGTTGACACGCTGGGCGGGGAGGCCTACGACCTCGTCGAAGTCACCTTTCGGCCGGAGGGCGGAGGCCGGGACTACCAGGACCGCTTCGTCTACTGGATCCACCGCGACCGCTCGACGGTCGATTACCTCGCGTATTCCTACGAGGTCAGTGGCGGCGGCGCGCGCTTCCGCGAGGCGTACAACCCGCGCACCGTCGGCGGCGTCCGGTTCGTGGACTACCGGAACTACTCGGCCGAGCCGCTGGAGCCGTCGCTCGAAGGGATGGGGCGGATGTTCGAGGCGGACTCACTCGACCTCCTCTCCGAGATCGTGCTTGACGACGTGCGCGTGAGGCCGCTGCCGTAG
- a CDS encoding DUF2911 domain-containing protein, with translation MLLRHSLFLCLGLLLLAAPASAQQRGNDEARTSPNASVSQTIGTTVATVGYSRPSVRDREIFGDLVPYDAVWRTGANEATTITFSGDVTVEGQPLSAGTYGLFTIPGEDEWTVIFNEMSEQWGAGDYDMSRDALRVTVEASEADDTEMMTFSFEEVGESMGKLVLRWDETAVALTIGAGQ, from the coding sequence ATGCTACTCCGCCATTCCCTTTTCCTCTGCCTCGGCCTCCTGCTCCTCGCGGCCCCCGCGAGCGCCCAACAGCGCGGCAACGACGAGGCCCGCACGAGCCCGAATGCCTCGGTCAGCCAGACCATCGGCACGACGGTGGCGACCGTCGGCTACAGCCGCCCGAGCGTCCGCGACCGCGAGATCTTCGGCGACCTCGTGCCCTACGACGCCGTCTGGCGCACGGGCGCGAACGAGGCCACCACCATCACCTTCTCCGGCGACGTGACCGTCGAAGGGCAGCCGCTTTCGGCCGGGACCTACGGCCTGTTCACGATCCCCGGCGAGGACGAGTGGACCGTCATCTTCAACGAGATGTCCGAGCAGTGGGGCGCGGGCGACTACGACATGAGCCGCGATGCGCTCCGCGTCACGGTCGAGGCCAGCGAAGCCGACGACACGGAGATGATGACGTTCTCCTTCGAAGAAGTCGGCGAATCGATGGGTAAACTCGTCCTCCGTTGGGACGAGACCGCTGTGGCGCTGACGATCGGCGCGGGGCAGTAA
- a CDS encoding GNAT family N-acetyltransferase, whose product MPPILIRRARPAEREAAVALWAQLQDEHAALDARHRPSESARERWRNDFIVWSESEAHRVFVAASGSEIVGLLTAHPYWPAPVYVQEMEVYVTELVVRADFRGQRVGERLVGAVRAWARELGVTRIRAGVLCRNERGQAFWHRQGADDFFTTVTLSADAGEEEAST is encoded by the coding sequence ATGCCTCCCATCCTCATCCGCCGCGCCCGCCCGGCCGAACGCGAGGCCGCCGTCGCCCTGTGGGCGCAGCTTCAGGACGAGCACGCGGCCCTCGATGCGCGCCATCGGCCGAGCGAATCGGCCCGCGAGCGTTGGCGCAACGACTTCATCGTATGGAGCGAGAGCGAGGCGCACCGCGTGTTCGTCGCCGCGTCGGGCAGCGAGATCGTGGGCCTGCTTACGGCGCACCCGTATTGGCCCGCGCCGGTCTACGTGCAGGAGATGGAGGTCTATGTGACGGAACTCGTCGTCCGGGCGGACTTCCGTGGGCAGCGCGTCGGGGAGCGGCTCGTCGGTGCGGTGCGGGCGTGGGCGCGCGAGCTGGGCGTGACGCGGATCCGCGCGGGCGTCCTCTGCCGCAACGAGCGCGGGCAGGCGTTCTGGCACCGGCAGGGGGCCGACGACTTCTTCACGACCGTGACGCTGTCGGCCGACGCAGGGGAGGAGGAGGCGTCGACGTGA